In the genome of Xanthomonas translucens pv. cerealis, one region contains:
- a CDS encoding MvdC/MvdD family ATP grasp protein, translated as MSRNVLVYTVGNDFHASVIGNALKLRGNHVFRWVGEEYPKSSTASISFHDKKSDVILKMSDFKLSSDDVDVVWFRRRMLPEAPAIVDRRDSEFSTSELRTANYANFNFLESYFWINTHSSASLCDLKPVQLNLATSAGLNIPSTLVSNDPVEIRDFIGSVKVCIYKPLGGGLWNEGGRLLNAYTAEVDVESLPGDEILQSTPGIFQEKIIKSFEVRVQFFGNFYGAIRIESSSLRDGDLDWRIDQDSISFCAPLQLPQEVFESCRSLMKALGIVSGAFDFIVDTSGRWFFMEVNEAGQFLFVEAWCQKLPLLDAFCQFVEMASEDFVYDPGLYKFSYIKACELAAQAGIVS; from the coding sequence ATGAGCAGAAATGTACTTGTTTATACGGTTGGAAATGATTTCCACGCTAGTGTTATTGGTAATGCATTGAAATTGCGTGGTAATCATGTTTTCAGGTGGGTGGGTGAGGAGTATCCAAAAAGTTCTACTGCGAGTATATCGTTTCACGATAAAAAATCTGACGTTATATTGAAAATGTCAGATTTTAAATTGTCTAGCGATGATGTCGACGTTGTGTGGTTTCGTCGACGCATGTTGCCCGAAGCGCCGGCAATTGTTGATAGGCGCGATAGCGAGTTCTCTACCAGCGAATTACGCACGGCTAATTATGCAAACTTTAATTTTCTTGAAAGTTATTTTTGGATAAATACGCACTCTTCAGCAAGCCTATGTGACCTCAAGCCGGTTCAATTAAATCTTGCGACTTCGGCTGGTTTGAATATTCCTTCCACTTTGGTAAGTAACGATCCTGTCGAGATAAGGGATTTTATAGGCTCGGTTAAGGTTTGCATCTATAAGCCTCTTGGCGGAGGGTTATGGAATGAAGGAGGGCGACTGCTTAATGCATATACTGCAGAAGTTGATGTTGAATCCTTGCCGGGAGACGAAATTTTACAATCCACACCAGGTATATTCCAGGAAAAGATAATTAAGTCGTTTGAGGTTAGAGTTCAGTTTTTTGGAAATTTTTACGGCGCGATTCGGATCGAGTCTTCAAGTCTTCGAGATGGAGATCTGGACTGGAGGATAGATCAAGATTCCATTTCATTTTGTGCTCCTCTGCAATTGCCGCAGGAGGTTTTTGAATCATGCCGTTCCCTTATGAAAGCACTTGGGATTGTCAGCGGGGCGTTTGATTTTATCGTGGATACTAGCGGTCGTTGGTTTTTTATGGAAGTCAATGAGGCTGGTCAATTCCTATTTGTCGAAGCATGGTGCCAGAAACTACCTTTGCTTGATGCATTCTGCCAATTTGTAGAAATGGCGAGCGAGGACTTCGTTTATGATCCTGGCTTGTATAAATTTAGTTATATCAAAGCATGCGAGCTCGCCGCACAGGCTGGCATCGTTTCTTGA
- a CDS encoding S49 family peptidase domain-containing protein, whose protein sequence is MIALLATVFFCGNVHAGWRRISPDLIELRGDIDSNSDVEYFKIAKDGYSKIIVHSLGGYPLVALRIAEDIVRRRPIEVKVDGVCLSACASYIAMAASSLTVDCGAVLGWHGTLPPGKEGAVSLAAEGGPQALVDKYRDWLEKFHADEHSFYSRAGVDYKILEYANQQVKIISGKMDEYTFDEKTGEYSYSSTPSVWVPQRVTLEKYGVDGERYCQKYTVKIVQDVMEKAGVKSSFVLDQ, encoded by the coding sequence ATGATCGCCCTTCTTGCAACAGTTTTTTTTTGTGGAAATGTGCATGCAGGTTGGAGGAGGATTTCCCCGGATCTCATAGAGCTGCGTGGCGATATCGATTCGAATTCAGACGTCGAATATTTCAAGATCGCAAAGGACGGTTATTCAAAAATTATCGTCCATAGTCTAGGAGGTTACCCCTTGGTTGCACTTAGAATTGCCGAAGACATTGTTCGGCGCCGTCCGATTGAAGTGAAAGTGGATGGTGTATGTCTATCGGCGTGTGCTAGTTATATCGCAATGGCTGCTTCATCGCTGACCGTCGATTGCGGCGCTGTTCTCGGTTGGCATGGAACGCTGCCGCCTGGGAAAGAAGGAGCTGTTTCGCTGGCGGCGGAGGGTGGGCCCCAAGCGTTGGTGGATAAGTATCGTGATTGGCTGGAGAAGTTTCATGCGGACGAACACAGTTTTTACAGTCGCGCTGGCGTGGACTATAAAATATTGGAATATGCCAATCAACAAGTGAAAATAATTTCCGGAAAGATGGATGAGTACACGTTTGATGAGAAGACAGGGGAATATTCGTATTCTAGTACGCCTTCTGTCTGGGTGCCTCAGCGTGTGACGTTGGAGAAATATGGAGTTGATGGTGAGCGGTATTGCCAGAAATATACGGTTAAGATTGTACAGGATGTAATGGAGAAGGCGGGTGTGAAGTCATCATTTGTGCTGGATCAGTAA